From a region of the Microterricola gilva genome:
- the ftsY gene encoding signal recognition particle-docking protein FtsY, whose translation MAERTSSWSLSGALRGMFAKKTIDDDTWGDLEDALITADFGPDVTDAVVSELRAKVAKYRTTDPADLQRMLRETIEERLARLDSTLKLTERPAVVLVVGVNGVGKTTTIGKFAKFLRTYDRTVLVGAADTFRAAAVEQLATWAERAGVGIVRPQQQGQDPAAVAFQTIERAKAEGIEIVIIDTAGRLQTKGGLMDELGKIRRVVEKQAPISEVLLVLDATTGQNGLAQAEAFIEHAGVTGLVLTKLDGSAKGGFVLAVQEKTGIPIKLVGQGEGINDLTGFTPHVFAQKLVG comes from the coding sequence ATGGCTGAACGCACCTCCTCCTGGTCTCTCTCCGGAGCCCTTCGCGGCATGTTCGCGAAGAAGACGATCGACGACGACACCTGGGGCGACCTCGAGGACGCGCTCATCACGGCCGACTTCGGCCCCGATGTGACGGATGCCGTCGTCAGCGAGTTGCGCGCCAAGGTCGCCAAGTACCGCACGACCGACCCCGCCGACCTGCAGCGCATGCTGCGGGAGACGATCGAGGAACGCCTGGCCAGGCTCGACTCGACGCTCAAGCTCACCGAGCGCCCGGCTGTCGTGCTCGTCGTCGGCGTCAACGGCGTCGGCAAGACGACGACGATCGGCAAGTTCGCCAAGTTCCTGCGTACCTACGACCGCACGGTGCTCGTCGGAGCGGCCGACACCTTCCGTGCCGCCGCCGTCGAGCAGCTCGCCACCTGGGCCGAGCGTGCCGGCGTCGGAATCGTGCGCCCGCAGCAGCAGGGCCAGGACCCGGCCGCCGTCGCCTTCCAGACGATCGAGCGGGCCAAGGCGGAGGGCATCGAGATCGTCATCATCGACACCGCCGGGCGGCTGCAGACCAAGGGCGGTCTGATGGACGAGCTCGGCAAGATCCGCCGTGTGGTCGAGAAGCAGGCCCCGATCTCCGAGGTGCTGCTCGTGCTCGACGCCACGACCGGTCAGAACGGGCTCGCTCAGGCCGAGGCGTTCATCGAGCACGCTGGTGTGACCGGGCTCGTGCTCACCAAGCTCGACGGCTCGGCCAAGGGCGGCTTCGTGCTCGCGGTGCAGGAGAAGACCGGCATCCCGATCAAGCTCGTCGGTCAGGGCGAGGGCATCAACGACCTGACCGGTTTCACCCCCCACGTCTTCGCCCAGAAACTCGTCGGCTAG
- a CDS encoding DUF2004 domain-containing protein, with the protein MAIEHDYFGYLGSEQEDELYWSESVAVGEQDVDISLSSPEEGDVALESLDIAAGMIGQLEDLDSDAREAFVGELATDTSNTVAYFYQSVAELGDEILDDAMSRESGDRQIDFLRSLQLLRVSFLPHHSGEDEPFAVFEYSIAPGESDSVLIARFNINADVIGTETAI; encoded by the coding sequence ATGGCCATCGAACACGACTACTTCGGCTACCTCGGCAGCGAGCAGGAAGACGAGCTGTACTGGTCCGAATCCGTCGCCGTCGGCGAGCAGGACGTTGACATCTCGCTGAGCTCGCCCGAGGAGGGCGACGTCGCCCTGGAATCCCTCGACATCGCCGCCGGCATGATCGGCCAGCTCGAGGATCTGGACTCCGACGCCCGTGAAGCCTTCGTCGGCGAGCTCGCCACCGACACGTCCAACACGGTGGCCTACTTCTACCAGAGCGTCGCAGAGCTTGGCGATGAGATCCTCGACGACGCGATGAGCCGGGAGTCCGGCGACCGCCAGATCGACTTCCTGCGCTCGCTCCAGCTGCTGCGGGTCAGCTTCCTGCCGCACCACAGCGGCGAGGACGAGCCGTTCGCCGTTTTCGAGTACTCCATCGCTCCAGGCGAGAGCGATTCCGTGCTGATCGCGCGCTTCAACATCAACGCCGACGTCATCGGCACCGAGACCGCGATCTAG
- a CDS encoding GNAT family N-acetyltransferase, with the protein MGEVFQAQQDPRPHDTVWPELLWPVPTATVLVGNLVRLDMVDAAEDAAGLFHALDDDAVWAHVAGRPRSVEEYRQRIAASENRTRQQWTMRTLREHRGLPAGSVIGSTSYLDVQPGNAALEIGSTTYARSVWGGAVNPETKLLLLQYAFETLDAGRVQLKTDIRNERSQRAIERLGARYEGVLRRHMRRDDGTMRDTVMFSIVAEDWPAVRAGLRNRVDVALAAEQGRALN; encoded by the coding sequence GTGGGCGAGGTGTTCCAGGCGCAGCAGGACCCGCGCCCGCACGACACCGTCTGGCCGGAGCTGCTGTGGCCGGTGCCGACGGCGACCGTATTGGTGGGGAACCTCGTGCGCCTGGACATGGTGGATGCGGCAGAGGACGCCGCCGGCCTGTTCCACGCTCTCGACGACGACGCCGTCTGGGCCCATGTGGCCGGGCGACCGCGGAGCGTCGAGGAGTACAGGCAGCGGATCGCGGCGAGCGAGAATCGCACCCGCCAGCAGTGGACCATGCGCACGCTGCGCGAACACCGTGGGCTGCCGGCCGGCAGCGTGATCGGCTCCACCAGCTACCTCGACGTGCAGCCGGGCAACGCGGCGCTCGAGATCGGCTCGACAACCTACGCCAGGTCTGTGTGGGGCGGCGCGGTGAATCCCGAGACCAAGCTCCTGCTGCTCCAGTACGCGTTCGAGACGCTGGATGCCGGCCGCGTGCAGCTGAAGACCGACATCCGCAATGAGCGTTCGCAGCGGGCGATCGAGCGCCTCGGCGCCCGCTACGAGGGCGTTCTTCGCCGTCACATGCGCCGCGATGACGGAACGATGCGCGACACGGTGATGTTCTCAATCGTCGCCGAGGACTGGCCGGCGGTGCGCGCAGGACTGCGGAATCGCGTCGACGTCGCGCTCGCGGCGGAGCAGGGCCGCGCGCTCAACTAA
- the ffh gene encoding signal recognition particle protein yields the protein MATFGTLSDRLAETFKNLRTKGKLSAADVDSTVREIRRALLDADVALDVVKSFTATVRERALGDEVNKALNPAQQVVQIVNEELITILGGQQRRLEFSKKPPTVIMLAGLQGAGKTTLAGKLAKWLAKDGHTPILVASDLQRPNAVTQLQVVGEQAGVPVFAPEPGNGVGNPVKVAKDGVAWAKQKQHDVVIVDTAGRLGVDAEMMKQAADIRKAIDPDEVLFVIDAMIGQDAVATAKAFQDGVDFTGVVLSKLDGDARGGAALSVASITGRPIIFASTGEGLDDFEPFHPDRMASRILDLGDILTLIEQAQSAFDEEEARAVAEKFATDSFTLDDFLKQMQQLRNMGSIKKMMSMLPGAGAMKQQLDNFDEREIVRTEAIIQSMTKAERVNPKLLNGSRRLRIARGSGMSVTEVNQLVNRFEQAAKMMKTVAKGGMPQVPGMGPIPGGGFGGRGKPQAKKKGSKSGNPAKRAAENAAIASGVKAPSGVSAGGSGFGLGGGSAPSPSEEDLANFQKLLGKG from the coding sequence ATGGCTACATTTGGAACGCTCTCCGACCGGCTTGCCGAGACCTTTAAGAACCTGCGCACGAAGGGCAAGCTCTCCGCTGCCGACGTCGACAGCACCGTGCGCGAGATCCGCCGCGCCCTGCTCGACGCCGACGTCGCGCTCGACGTCGTCAAGAGCTTCACGGCGACGGTGCGTGAGCGCGCCCTCGGTGACGAGGTCAACAAGGCGCTGAACCCGGCCCAGCAGGTCGTGCAGATCGTGAACGAGGAGCTCATCACGATCCTCGGCGGCCAGCAGCGCCGCCTCGAGTTCTCCAAGAAGCCGCCGACAGTCATCATGCTGGCCGGTCTGCAGGGTGCAGGTAAGACCACCCTGGCCGGCAAGCTCGCCAAATGGCTCGCCAAAGACGGCCACACCCCGATCCTCGTCGCCTCCGACCTCCAGCGGCCCAACGCCGTCACCCAGCTGCAGGTCGTCGGCGAGCAGGCAGGCGTCCCCGTCTTCGCACCCGAGCCGGGCAACGGCGTCGGCAACCCGGTCAAGGTCGCCAAGGACGGCGTCGCCTGGGCCAAGCAGAAGCAGCACGACGTCGTCATCGTCGACACCGCCGGTCGTCTCGGCGTCGACGCCGAGATGATGAAGCAGGCCGCCGACATCCGCAAGGCCATCGACCCGGACGAGGTGCTCTTCGTCATCGACGCCATGATCGGTCAGGATGCCGTCGCAACCGCCAAGGCCTTCCAGGACGGCGTCGACTTCACCGGTGTCGTGCTCTCCAAGCTCGACGGCGACGCCCGCGGTGGCGCGGCGCTCTCGGTGGCCTCCATCACCGGCCGCCCGATCATCTTCGCCTCAACGGGTGAGGGACTCGACGACTTCGAGCCGTTCCACCCCGACCGCATGGCGAGCCGCATCCTCGACCTCGGTGACATCCTCACGCTCATCGAGCAGGCCCAGTCGGCCTTCGACGAGGAGGAGGCGCGCGCCGTCGCGGAGAAGTTCGCGACCGACAGCTTCACCCTCGACGACTTCCTCAAGCAGATGCAGCAGCTGCGCAACATGGGCTCCATCAAGAAGATGATGAGCATGCTGCCAGGCGCCGGCGCCATGAAGCAGCAGCTCGACAACTTCGACGAGCGCGAGATCGTGCGCACGGAAGCCATCATCCAGTCGATGACCAAGGCCGAGCGCGTCAACCCCAAGCTGCTCAACGGTTCACGGCGCCTGCGCATCGCCCGCGGTAGCGGCATGAGCGTCACCGAGGTGAACCAGCTCGTGAACCGTTTCGAGCAGGCAGCCAAGATGATGAAGACGGTCGCCAAGGGCGGCATGCCGCAGGTTCCCGGCATGGGCCCGATCCCCGGCGGCGGCTTCGGCGGGCGCGGCAAGCCGCAGGCCAAGAAGAAGGGCTCGAAGTCCGGCAACCCGGCCAAGCGTGCAGCAGAGAACGCGGCGATCGCCAGCGGCGTGAAGGCGCCGAGCGGCGTCAGCGCAGGTGGCTCCGGCTTCGGACTCGGCGGGGGTTCGGCACCGAGCCCCAGCGAAGAGGACCTCGCCAACTTCCAGAAGCTTCTCGGCAAGGGCTAA
- a CDS encoding LLM class F420-dependent oxidoreductase: MTHRAATRPVRIGVQIAPQHGSYAQIRDTLNEVEELGADIAFNWDHFFPLSGDREGLHFESWTMLAAWAEQTSRIEIGALVNCNSYRNADLQADMARTIDHISARGGDGGRFIFGTGSGWFERDYAEYGYDFGTVGSRLDALAESLPRIEARWARLNPAPTRDIPVLIGGAGEKKTLRLVARHADIWHSFSSPSTLEHKLGVLAGWCEREQRDPAEIEVSVELRHRTIADADAMHALGATLFTVGITGPHYELGPVRDWLAWRDEKNAG; this comes from the coding sequence GTGACGCACCGAGCCGCAACGCGCCCGGTGCGCATCGGGGTGCAGATCGCCCCGCAGCACGGCAGCTACGCCCAGATCCGCGACACTCTGAATGAGGTCGAGGAGCTCGGCGCCGACATCGCGTTCAACTGGGACCACTTCTTCCCGCTGTCCGGCGACAGGGAAGGACTGCACTTCGAATCGTGGACGATGCTCGCGGCCTGGGCGGAGCAGACGAGCAGGATCGAGATCGGCGCGCTCGTCAACTGCAACAGCTACCGCAACGCGGATCTGCAGGCCGACATGGCGCGCACGATCGACCACATCAGCGCGCGGGGCGGCGACGGCGGGCGCTTCATCTTCGGAACCGGCTCCGGCTGGTTCGAACGCGACTACGCGGAGTACGGCTACGACTTCGGCACCGTCGGCAGCCGGCTCGACGCGCTGGCTGAGTCCCTACCTCGGATCGAGGCGCGCTGGGCGCGGCTGAACCCGGCCCCCACCCGCGACATCCCCGTGCTGATCGGCGGGGCCGGAGAGAAGAAGACGCTGCGCCTGGTCGCCAGGCACGCCGACATCTGGCACTCCTTCAGTTCACCGTCGACCCTGGAGCACAAGCTCGGCGTTCTGGCCGGCTGGTGCGAACGCGAGCAGCGCGATCCCGCGGAGATCGAGGTGTCCGTCGAGCTGAGGCACCGCACGATCGCGGATGCCGACGCCATGCACGCCCTCGGAGCGACGCTGTTCACGGTGGGCATCACCGGCCCGCATTACGAGCTCGGCCCGGTGCGCGACTGGCTCGCCTGGCGCGACGAGAAGAACGCCGGCTAG
- a CDS encoding S1C family serine protease: MPAENAAATAAHAAAEPAVHAGPTPFFSRPGVLLGGALVVGLVGGFLGGYLGQLAGSAGASTTGPIIAAPNAGVCDAESVASAVLPTIVTINVVSEAGGGVGTGSIVRDDGYILTNNHVVADAVNGATIVVTFSNGQQVPATLVGRSSQADIAVVKVDVDSALPTIAIGDSDTLAVGQPVVALGAPLGLSSTVTSGIVSALGRDVPVPADDGTMALLAGAVQTDAAINPGNSGGALVDCTGAQIGVNSAIATVPNESGQAGGGSVGIGFAVPVNLAMDLAEQLIEDGKVSYPYLGMQVVVIPQEVAERFNTAPGLFVEGVTAGGPAEDAGIEPGDIITALDGHAATNAAVLTRLKLTKQVGDTVEVSYLRGTETGRTTVTLSEAP, from the coding sequence GTGCCCGCGGAGAATGCTGCTGCGACGGCGGCCCATGCGGCAGCGGAGCCGGCGGTCCATGCCGGCCCAACGCCCTTCTTCTCTCGCCCTGGCGTCCTGCTCGGCGGCGCCCTGGTCGTCGGCCTCGTCGGCGGGTTCCTCGGTGGCTACCTCGGCCAGCTGGCCGGGTCCGCCGGGGCGAGCACGACCGGGCCCATCATCGCCGCCCCCAACGCCGGCGTCTGCGACGCCGAGTCGGTGGCGAGCGCGGTGCTGCCGACGATCGTCACGATCAATGTGGTCAGCGAGGCCGGTGGCGGCGTCGGCACCGGCTCCATCGTGCGCGATGACGGCTACATCCTGACCAACAACCACGTCGTGGCCGACGCCGTCAACGGCGCCACGATCGTGGTCACCTTCAGCAACGGCCAACAGGTGCCTGCAACGCTCGTCGGGCGGTCATCGCAAGCTGACATCGCGGTCGTGAAGGTCGACGTCGATTCCGCCCTGCCGACCATCGCGATCGGCGACTCCGACACGCTCGCCGTCGGTCAACCCGTCGTCGCCCTCGGCGCGCCACTCGGTCTGTCAAGCACCGTCACCTCGGGAATCGTGAGCGCGCTCGGCCGGGACGTTCCCGTGCCGGCCGACGACGGAACCATGGCGCTCCTGGCCGGCGCGGTCCAGACCGATGCCGCCATCAACCCCGGCAACTCCGGCGGTGCCCTCGTCGACTGCACCGGGGCCCAGATTGGCGTGAACTCGGCGATCGCCACCGTTCCCAATGAGTCGGGTCAGGCCGGCGGCGGAAGCGTCGGAATCGGCTTCGCCGTCCCGGTCAACCTCGCCATGGACCTGGCCGAGCAGCTCATCGAGGACGGAAAGGTCTCCTACCCGTACCTCGGCATGCAGGTCGTCGTGATCCCTCAAGAGGTCGCGGAGCGGTTCAACACGGCACCAGGGTTGTTCGTGGAGGGCGTCACCGCGGGTGGACCGGCCGAGGACGCAGGCATCGAGCCAGGCGACATCATCACAGCACTCGACGGCCACGCGGCCACGAACGCCGCCGTGCTCACCCGGCTGAAGTTGACCAAGCAGGTCGGCGACACCGTCGAGGTCAGCTATCTGCGCGGCACAGAGACCGGCAGGACCACCGTCACGCTCAGCGAGGCGCCGTAG
- a CDS encoding glutamate--cysteine ligase, producing MQISFAESPRGTVGIEWELALVDGASGELVGVAAEVLDELAADDGTRHPHITGELLLNTVELVSSVHETVGGAVRELQGQLNEVRAVTDPRGVELICSGSHPFSQWYDQQVTDKARYHRLIERTQWWGRNMMIWGVHVHVGIDARERVLPLLGGLSSYLPHLLALSASSPFWAGVDTGYASNRALMFQQLPTAGLPYELSDWSEYERYVHDMTVTGIIDDYTEVRWDIRPSPHWGTIEMRACDGVSSAAELAAVAALIHCLVEHLERRLDAGETLGWLQPWYARENKWRAARYGLDAEIILDAHGREALVTDELGRLVDELAPIAADLGCSAELASVLDIVRHGASYQRQLRAAQAADGDLRAVVASLARELRDGVGA from the coding sequence GTGCAGATCAGTTTCGCCGAGTCCCCCCGCGGGACGGTGGGCATCGAGTGGGAGTTGGCGCTCGTCGACGGTGCGAGCGGTGAACTCGTCGGTGTGGCCGCCGAGGTGCTGGACGAGCTCGCCGCAGACGATGGCACGCGGCATCCGCACATCACGGGGGAACTGCTGCTGAACACCGTCGAACTCGTCTCCTCCGTGCACGAGACCGTCGGCGGCGCGGTGCGCGAACTGCAGGGCCAGCTGAACGAGGTGCGCGCGGTGACCGATCCGCGCGGCGTCGAGCTGATCTGCAGCGGTTCGCACCCGTTCAGCCAGTGGTACGACCAGCAGGTGACCGACAAGGCCCGCTATCACCGCCTAATCGAGCGCACCCAGTGGTGGGGGCGCAACATGATGATCTGGGGCGTGCACGTGCACGTGGGCATCGACGCCCGCGAGCGGGTGCTCCCCCTGCTCGGCGGCCTCAGCAGCTATCTGCCTCACCTCCTGGCGCTCTCGGCGTCGAGCCCGTTCTGGGCCGGCGTCGACACCGGGTATGCCTCGAACCGGGCGCTCATGTTCCAGCAGCTGCCGACGGCCGGCCTGCCGTACGAGCTCTCCGATTGGAGCGAGTACGAACGCTACGTGCACGACATGACGGTGACGGGCATCATCGACGACTACACGGAGGTGCGCTGGGACATCCGACCGTCGCCGCACTGGGGAACCATCGAGATGCGAGCATGCGACGGGGTGTCAAGCGCCGCGGAGCTCGCCGCGGTCGCCGCCCTGATCCACTGCCTCGTCGAGCACCTCGAACGTCGGCTCGACGCCGGCGAGACGCTCGGCTGGTTGCAGCCGTGGTACGCCCGCGAGAACAAGTGGCGGGCCGCACGCTACGGTCTCGACGCGGAGATCATCCTCGATGCGCACGGCCGCGAGGCGCTCGTCACGGACGAGCTCGGCCGTCTGGTCGACGAGCTCGCCCCGATCGCTGCGGATCTGGGCTGCAGCGCCGAGCTGGCCTCCGTGCTCGACATCGTGCGCCACGGCGCCAGCTACCAGCGGCAGCTGCGGGCCGCGCAGGCCGCAGACGGCGATCTGCGGGCCGTCGTCGCCTCGCTCGCGCGCGAGCTCCGCGACGGCGTCGGCGCGTAG
- the rpsP gene encoding 30S ribosomal protein S16, with protein MAVKIRLKRMGKIRAPYYRIVVADSRTKRDGRVIEEIGKYHPTENPSFIEVDSERAQYWLSVGAQPTEQVAAILKLTGDWGRFKGDKDAVSTVQVKEAKVAFVADEKKKPVLKPKAEKPAAKEEAPAADAEETTEAPAADEQA; from the coding sequence GTGGCTGTCAAGATTCGTCTCAAGCGCATGGGTAAGATCCGCGCACCGTACTACCGCATCGTCGTTGCCGACTCGCGCACCAAGCGCGACGGTCGCGTCATCGAGGAGATCGGCAAGTACCACCCGACCGAGAACCCCTCCTTCATCGAGGTTGACTCCGAGCGTGCCCAGTACTGGCTCAGCGTCGGCGCACAGCCGACCGAGCAGGTCGCGGCCATCCTCAAGCTCACCGGCGACTGGGGTCGCTTCAAGGGTGACAAGGATGCCGTCAGCACCGTTCAGGTCAAGGAAGCCAAGGTTGCTTTCGTCGCCGACGAGAAGAAGAAGCCGGTTCTGAAGCCGAAGGCTGAGAAGCCCGCCGCCAAGGAAGAGGCTCCCGCAGCTGACGCTGAAGAGACCACCGAGGCTCCCGCAGCGGACGAGCAGGCCTAG
- a CDS encoding RNA-binding protein — protein sequence MLAPALQHLVKGIVDHPDDVQVVAKSSPRGDVLEIRVNPEDLGRVIGRAGRTAKALRTLVAALADGKRVRVDVVDTDY from the coding sequence TTGCTCGCTCCCGCTTTGCAGCACCTCGTCAAGGGGATCGTTGATCACCCGGACGACGTGCAGGTTGTGGCCAAGAGTTCACCCCGTGGCGATGTTCTCGAGATTCGTGTGAATCCCGAGGACCTCGGCCGGGTGATCGGTCGCGCCGGACGCACCGCCAAGGCCCTGCGCACCCTCGTGGCTGCGCTGGCCGATGGCAAGCGCGTGCGCGTCGATGTCGTCGACACTGACTACTGA
- the rimM gene encoding ribosome maturation factor RimM (Essential for efficient processing of 16S rRNA), which yields MSSTLTTEVSDDDARRTQLRVGRLTKAHGLKGAIKLELFTDDPGRRFVPGAVFSLQVPTGSPWHGKTIELAELRWYNSHPVGFFVGVSDRTAAEGLAKAILWIDQDDTESPDEEDAWYDHQLVGLAVVRDGVTVGQVARIEHFPAQDLIIVKTPNGEVMVPFVKAIVASVDIDAGVVTVTPPNGLFEELPEEPVEDSETETDADSETDVAADGGSTED from the coding sequence ATGTCGTCGACACTGACTACTGAAGTGAGTGACGACGACGCGCGCCGCACGCAACTGCGGGTTGGGCGCCTGACCAAGGCGCACGGACTCAAGGGTGCAATCAAGCTGGAGCTTTTCACGGATGACCCGGGGCGACGTTTCGTCCCGGGCGCCGTGTTCTCCTTGCAGGTTCCAACGGGTTCCCCGTGGCACGGAAAGACCATCGAACTCGCCGAGCTGCGCTGGTACAACAGCCACCCCGTCGGGTTCTTCGTCGGAGTCTCCGACCGCACCGCCGCCGAAGGCCTCGCCAAGGCGATTCTCTGGATCGACCAGGATGACACCGAGTCGCCCGATGAGGAAGACGCCTGGTATGACCACCAGCTCGTCGGCCTCGCCGTCGTGCGTGACGGTGTGACCGTCGGCCAGGTTGCCCGGATCGAGCACTTCCCGGCACAGGACCTCATCATCGTCAAGACGCCGAACGGCGAAGTGATGGTGCCATTCGTGAAGGCCATCGTCGCCTCCGTCGACATCGACGCCGGTGTCGTCACGGTCACGCCTCCGAACGGACTGTTCGAAGAGCTGCCGGAGGAGCCCGTCGAGGACTCCGAAACGGAGACGGACGCGGACTCCGAGACGGATGTCGCAGCCGATGGCGGTTCGACAGAAGACTAG
- a CDS encoding formate/nitrite transporter family protein, whose product MSYVAPDRIVDAAISAGVSRAEQPVSQMVVRGILAGAILACATTVAFTASIQTGLPIVGALIFPVGFVIIVLLGTELVTGNFALIPLAVLEGRTSTALMLKNFFFVIVGHLIGCALYLLLYVAVITKMGTESSDPMIAQIIAVAEGKTLGYAALGGSGLALVFIKAVLCNWMVTLGAVLALSSASVSGKIMAMWLPVTMFFSLGFEHAVVNMFVIPAGMLLGADVSLAEWWGWNQLPVLAGNFLGGVALTGALFYFSHRRRITRQTLVTTAQPPVGELTSDAAREPAQTFSR is encoded by the coding sequence ATGTCGTACGTCGCCCCAGACCGCATCGTTGATGCGGCAATTTCAGCCGGAGTCTCCCGGGCAGAGCAGCCGGTCAGCCAGATGGTGGTGCGCGGCATCCTCGCCGGCGCCATCCTCGCCTGCGCGACGACCGTCGCGTTCACCGCGTCCATCCAGACCGGGCTCCCCATCGTCGGAGCGCTGATCTTCCCCGTCGGCTTCGTCATCATCGTGCTGCTCGGGACCGAGCTCGTCACCGGCAACTTCGCACTCATCCCGCTGGCTGTGCTCGAGGGTCGCACGAGCACGGCGCTGATGCTGAAGAACTTCTTCTTCGTCATCGTGGGCCACCTCATCGGCTGCGCGCTCTACCTGCTGCTCTACGTGGCCGTCATCACCAAGATGGGCACCGAGTCCAGCGATCCGATGATCGCCCAGATCATCGCCGTCGCCGAGGGCAAGACGCTCGGCTACGCCGCACTCGGCGGCTCCGGCCTGGCACTGGTGTTCATCAAGGCTGTCCTCTGCAACTGGATGGTGACGCTGGGCGCAGTGCTGGCGCTCAGCTCAGCATCGGTGAGCGGCAAGATCATGGCCATGTGGCTGCCGGTGACGATGTTCTTCTCGCTCGGATTCGAGCATGCCGTCGTGAACATGTTCGTGATCCCGGCCGGGATGCTGCTCGGGGCGGACGTGAGCCTCGCGGAGTGGTGGGGCTGGAACCAGCTCCCCGTGCTTGCAGGCAACTTCCTCGGAGGCGTCGCGTTGACCGGGGCGCTGTTCTACTTCTCACACCGCCGCCGGATCACCAGGCAGACCCTGGTGACGACGGCACAGCCGCCCGTTGGCGAGCTCACGAGCGACGCCGCGCGTGAGCCGGCTCAGACGTTCAGCCGGTAG
- a CDS encoding uroporphyrinogen-III synthase — protein sequence MSTRHPGVRSDAQEEPVIGLRPDQLHGFRIAVTSDRRSGDLIDAFERRGATVLHAPTLHIVNAAEDEPVIADTRAIIAARPDLLLATTAYGIRRWFDVADAAGQGGALTEALSGTSILVRGPKARGGIRAAGLDDVGMSAEETSASLVDKVLEEFPPGLTVAVQVHGHQDELQLDRLRAVHPRVLTVAPYRWVAPDDSDHRVRRLVDAVCAAQLDCITFTSAPAVDALLSAADELGRRTELLAAMRDTVLTAAVGPVTAAPLLAAGLEPIQPERFRMGALIRLVCEHLEGAHVDAVPTVAGPVLLRGTVVQIGERRVALTPSALAIFRALYAARGAVVSREELARVLPGDADDHVLEMALSRLRQSLASPGLIATVVKRGYRLNV from the coding sequence GTGAGCACGCGTCATCCGGGGGTCCGGAGTGACGCACAGGAGGAGCCGGTCATCGGGCTCCGCCCCGATCAGCTCCACGGTTTCCGGATCGCGGTGACCAGCGACCGCCGATCCGGCGACCTCATTGACGCCTTCGAGCGCCGCGGCGCGACCGTGCTGCACGCGCCGACGCTGCACATCGTCAACGCGGCAGAGGACGAGCCCGTCATCGCCGACACCCGCGCGATCATCGCTGCACGCCCCGATCTGCTGCTCGCTACGACGGCGTACGGAATCCGGCGCTGGTTCGATGTCGCGGATGCCGCGGGCCAGGGCGGCGCGCTCACCGAGGCGCTGAGCGGCACCAGCATCCTCGTGCGCGGCCCCAAGGCACGCGGCGGGATCCGCGCGGCCGGGCTCGATGACGTCGGCATGAGCGCGGAGGAGACGAGCGCGTCGCTCGTGGACAAGGTGCTCGAGGAGTTCCCGCCAGGGCTGACCGTCGCCGTGCAGGTGCACGGGCACCAGGATGAGCTGCAACTGGACCGTCTCCGCGCCGTGCATCCGCGCGTGCTCACCGTCGCACCGTATCGCTGGGTGGCCCCTGACGACTCTGACCACCGGGTGCGTCGTCTGGTCGATGCCGTCTGCGCGGCGCAACTGGACTGCATCACCTTCACCAGCGCACCGGCCGTCGACGCCCTGCTCAGCGCGGCCGACGAGCTCGGCCGCCGCACGGAGCTTCTCGCGGCGATGCGTGACACGGTGCTGACGGCCGCCGTCGGACCCGTGACGGCCGCACCCCTGCTCGCGGCGGGGCTCGAACCGATCCAACCAGAGCGTTTCCGGATGGGGGCGCTCATCCGCCTCGTCTGCGAGCACCTGGAGGGCGCGCACGTCGACGCCGTACCGACCGTTGCCGGCCCCGTGCTGCTGCGCGGAACGGTCGTGCAGATCGGAGAGCGCCGCGTCGCGCTGACGCCAAGCGCCCTGGCGATCTTCCGAGCGCTGTACGCGGCGCGTGGCGCCGTCGTCTCCCGCGAGGAGCTCGCCCGCGTTCTTCCCGGCGATGCCGACGATCATGTGCTGGAGATGGCGCTCAGCCGGCTCCGACAGTCGTTGGCATCGCCGGGACTCATCGCGACGGTTGTGAAGCGCGGCTACCGGCTGAACGTCTGA